A window of Psychromonas sp. CNPT3 contains these coding sequences:
- the dinG gene encoding ATP-dependent DNA helicase DinG: MLSDSLKKQIRHNYEKITQALPNFQKRQAQNFLIAEIAKVLAGEYDKSRRILVAEAGTGIGKSLAYILAALPVAQKMKKKLIISTATIALQEQLMHKDLPFFLRHSDYKFAFTLAKGRQRYCCEHKLFTAQQEDAQQAMFTEKPHSGDMHLLKKLNAAYLAGKWHGDRDSWPEQIPNRIWQNIVADKFSCKRALSQHRQCPFHRARDAVNKADVIIVNHALLLADLELGGGIILPEPEHCFYILDEAHHLPKISRDFSSAQVNIKNSIDNLKKTKSLKQHIDRLVKRQTVIGPGLNLLESAVDLEAHLKETQQFFKINPQFLGDTNQYRFPLGELPEPLLDLILNLKEASKKCLSALRKLSNIIDEEVKDDNIKHSEVEPLLIDIGSFIQRIENMNSLWHMLTKARNEKYAPMAAWVEIENEEISLQASPLEVGAILEHIFWSQASAVILCSATLTSLNSFAYFQRQSGLRDDDGTQFLRLKSPFDYEKIPLVIADMQYDPTQKNFDSELVDKIDNAIIDKEAHLVLFSSYWQMNLVAQKLQKKYKSALLVQGELSRRLLIETHKKRCDKGLTSILFGTASLSEGLDLPGHYLTNLMITKLPFAVPNSPVEEAHSEWIQSKGGNPFMQLSVPETSKKLIQSCGRLIRNEADTGKIIIFDKRVKTKRYGKGLLDALPPFNIQFEVKHD, translated from the coding sequence ATGCTTTCAGACTCTTTAAAAAAACAGATCCGTCATAATTATGAGAAGATAACTCAAGCATTACCTAACTTTCAAAAACGGCAGGCGCAAAATTTTCTGATAGCCGAAATAGCAAAAGTATTGGCGGGTGAATACGATAAATCTCGACGTATTCTGGTTGCTGAAGCGGGTACAGGTATTGGTAAATCACTCGCATATATCTTAGCGGCCCTGCCAGTCGCTCAAAAAATGAAAAAAAAGTTGATCATCTCTACGGCAACGATTGCACTGCAAGAGCAATTAATGCATAAAGATTTACCTTTTTTTCTACGTCACAGCGATTATAAATTTGCATTTACATTGGCTAAAGGCAGACAACGTTATTGTTGTGAGCATAAGTTATTTACAGCGCAACAAGAAGATGCTCAACAAGCCATGTTTACCGAAAAGCCACACAGTGGCGATATGCATTTATTAAAAAAATTAAATGCAGCTTATCTTGCGGGTAAATGGCATGGCGATAGAGACAGTTGGCCGGAGCAGATCCCAAATCGTATTTGGCAAAATATTGTTGCCGATAAATTTAGCTGTAAACGCGCCCTCTCTCAACATCGACAATGTCCTTTCCACCGAGCGCGTGATGCGGTCAATAAAGCCGATGTGATCATTGTTAATCATGCCCTTTTACTCGCAGATCTTGAGCTTGGTGGGGGTATTATTTTACCTGAGCCCGAGCATTGCTTCTATATCTTAGATGAAGCGCATCATCTGCCTAAAATATCGCGTGATTTCTCAAGCGCGCAGGTCAATATTAAAAACAGTATTGATAATTTAAAGAAAACAAAATCACTCAAACAACATATTGATCGCCTTGTTAAACGCCAAACGGTCATAGGCCCCGGTTTAAATTTACTGGAAAGTGCCGTTGATTTAGAAGCACACTTAAAAGAAACCCAACAATTTTTTAAAATCAATCCTCAATTTCTCGGTGACACCAATCAATATCGATTTCCGCTTGGCGAGTTACCAGAGCCTTTATTAGATCTCATCTTAAACTTAAAAGAAGCCTCGAAGAAATGTTTAAGCGCGCTTAGAAAACTCTCTAATATTATTGATGAAGAGGTAAAAGATGACAACATTAAGCATTCAGAGGTCGAGCCTTTACTCATTGATATAGGCTCGTTCATACAACGCATCGAAAACATGAATAGTTTATGGCATATGTTAACCAAAGCGCGCAATGAAAAATATGCACCGATGGCGGCTTGGGTTGAAATAGAAAATGAGGAGATCTCTTTGCAAGCATCACCTCTAGAAGTCGGCGCTATTTTAGAACATATTTTTTGGTCTCAGGCCAGTGCTGTGATCTTGTGCTCAGCGACGTTAACCAGTTTAAATAGCTTTGCCTATTTTCAACGTCAAAGTGGCTTACGTGATGATGATGGCACACAATTCTTACGTTTAAAGTCCCCTTTTGATTATGAGAAGATCCCTTTAGTCATTGCCGATATGCAATATGATCCGACGCAGAAAAATTTTGATAGTGAATTGGTAGACAAAATAGATAATGCGATCATAGATAAAGAAGCGCATTTAGTGCTTTTTTCCTCTTATTGGCAAATGAATTTAGTTGCTCAAAAACTGCAGAAAAAATATAAATCAGCATTACTCGTACAAGGTGAATTATCTCGACGTTTATTAATAGAAACCCATAAGAAACGTTGCGACAAAGGCTTAACCAGTATCTTATTTGGCACTGCAAGTCTCTCTGAAGGCTTAGATTTACCAGGGCACTACTTAACTAATTTAATGATCACAAAACTGCCCTTTGCCGTGCCAAACTCACCCGTCGAAGAAGCACATTCTGAATGGATCCAATCGAAAGGAGGCAATCCCTTTATGCAATTGTCCGTCCCCGAAACCAGTAAAAAACTCATTCAGTCTTGTGGACGCTTAATTCGTAATGAAGCCGACACAGGAAAAATAATTATTTTTGATAAGCGCGTAAAAACAAAACGTTATGGCAAAGGTTTGTTAGATGCTTTGCCTCCCTTTAATATTCAATTTGAGGTAAAACATGACTGA
- a CDS encoding primosomal replication protein translates to MASINKSYQTLLSQLQQQLLQLSQRCKPLDAHLKQTENHYFAFEVHMFSKKSLTLMGYIKQIQTTLKNLNLIINKHLPDSLINIECERFIAQYQLLLQLVICIEKGEEKKLYHSYSNPKEKIYQQLKKQYDYEQRLLNMIAEQEEKLATSPAFDAPEIRYKIDALKVRYQKCNAFTQNLEFKLEAMQNE, encoded by the coding sequence ATGGCTAGCATAAATAAAAGTTACCAAACATTACTCAGCCAACTGCAACAACAATTATTACAACTTAGCCAGCGCTGTAAGCCTTTAGACGCACACTTGAAACAAACTGAAAATCATTATTTTGCGTTTGAAGTGCATATGTTTAGCAAAAAAAGTTTAACCTTGATGGGTTACATCAAACAGATACAAACAACCTTAAAAAATCTTAATCTCATTATTAATAAACACTTGCCAGACTCATTGATAAATATTGAATGTGAACGTTTTATTGCACAGTATCAGCTGTTACTGCAATTGGTTATTTGTATCGAAAAAGGCGAAGAGAAAAAATTATATCACTCGTATTCAAACCCCAAAGAAAAGATTTACCAACAACTCAAAAAACAATATGACTACGAACAGCGTTTATTAAATATGATAGCAGAGCAAGAAGAGAAATTAGCAACCTCCCCTGCGTTTGACGCACCCGAAATTAGGTATAAAATAGATGCTCTGAAAGTGCGTTACCAAAAATGTAATGCCTTTACCCAAAATTTAGAATTTAAACTTGAGGCCATGCAAAATGAATAA
- a CDS encoding histidine kinase produces MKINLLFRSHSITKVISNSCLVILLISVVHLLATFSTFDSHIADTRSISKLGEFKINTFKLLYALQNDPEKTPLLLAEIENTIRPAKLLKSSWFNTHSLNENSALLLARWQSIEEAFAQNDVAGAHVKLLYFIKSINRVIDQYQTLADQKMTLVHLAEFIAFMLLACTGLFLYFYSKNYISEPINQLAKNVESIKKHQYDVNFPHYKNEFGILAQGMRDMYAEIQQLISQMKTQVHQKTQELENANQTIAFLLSISQQLGSVKLTSPVLYDALNALVKQANLKRVCIELNNGTFIQSKSGCSGINCRNSRFPIVINGKPYGFLNYYSENESPEQRALIESFSVLIARALCQQENVQQTQKILIMEERNIIARELHDSIAQSLSFLKIQCTVLHQQVHQKEQQKALQSIHHIDEAISDAYAQLRSLLSTFRLTATHSNFKEAVQMLISTLQKQTSAQITLKEFSTHFYSAANQQIHLLQIVREAIINAIKHADCQHIDVSCLLTPDNNIWISIIDDGKGITNTSAIENHYGISIMEQRSDEIGATFSILPLASGTEVKLIFPYKKQHTYKE; encoded by the coding sequence ATGAAAATTAATCTACTATTTCGTTCTCATTCAATAACAAAAGTTATCTCAAACAGCTGTTTGGTGATCCTTCTTATCTCTGTTGTACACCTATTGGCGACTTTTAGTACGTTTGACAGTCACATTGCAGATACACGCAGTATCAGCAAGTTAGGTGAGTTTAAAATAAATACGTTTAAACTGCTCTATGCCTTACAAAACGATCCTGAAAAAACGCCGTTATTACTGGCCGAGATTGAAAATACAATCCGCCCGGCTAAACTATTAAAAAGTTCGTGGTTTAATACGCACTCTTTAAATGAAAATAGTGCACTATTACTTGCACGTTGGCAAAGCATCGAAGAAGCCTTTGCGCAGAATGACGTGGCAGGTGCACACGTAAAATTACTGTATTTCATAAAATCCATCAATAGAGTCATCGATCAATATCAAACGCTCGCAGATCAAAAAATGACCTTGGTACATCTCGCTGAATTCATCGCTTTTATGCTGCTTGCTTGCACTGGCTTATTTCTTTATTTTTATTCTAAAAACTATATTTCAGAGCCCATCAACCAATTGGCCAAAAACGTAGAAAGTATAAAAAAACACCAATATGATGTTAATTTTCCTCATTATAAAAATGAATTTGGCATATTAGCACAAGGTATGCGCGATATGTATGCTGAAATACAGCAACTAATATCACAAATGAAAACGCAAGTGCACCAAAAAACTCAAGAGCTAGAAAATGCAAACCAAACGATTGCTTTTTTACTTTCTATTTCACAGCAACTTGGTTCGGTTAAATTAACCTCTCCGGTGTTATATGACGCCCTTAATGCACTGGTAAAACAAGCGAATTTGAAAAGAGTCTGCATTGAATTAAACAATGGTACGTTTATTCAAAGTAAGTCTGGCTGTTCAGGCATAAATTGTCGCAATTCACGCTTCCCGATTGTCATTAATGGCAAACCCTATGGATTTTTAAACTACTATAGTGAAAATGAAAGTCCGGAACAACGCGCCCTCATTGAAAGCTTTAGTGTGCTGATTGCGCGAGCATTATGCCAGCAAGAAAATGTACAACAAACACAAAAAATACTGATCATGGAAGAGCGTAATATTATCGCACGTGAATTACATGACTCCATTGCCCAATCACTTTCATTTTTGAAAATACAATGCACTGTATTACATCAACAAGTACATCAAAAAGAGCAACAAAAAGCATTGCAAAGTATTCATCATATCGATGAAGCTATCAGTGATGCTTATGCGCAGCTACGCTCTTTACTTTCAACGTTTCGTCTCACTGCTACTCATTCTAATTTTAAAGAGGCGGTGCAAATGTTGATAAGCACCTTACAGAAACAAACCAGCGCGCAGATCACCCTAAAAGAATTCTCAACGCATTTTTACAGTGCTGCCAATCAGCAAATTCATTTGTTACAAATTGTGCGAGAAGCTATTATTAATGCAATCAAACACGCTGATTGCCAACATATTGATGTGTCATGTCTTCTCACCCCCGATAATAATATTTGGATAAGTATTATTGATGACGGTAAAGGCATCACAAATACCAGCGCCATCGAAAACCATTACGGCATTTCTATTATGGAGCAACGTAGCGATGAAATTGGGGCTACATTTTCGATATTGCCATTAGCCAGTGGTACGGAGGTGAAACTTATTTTCCCTTATAAAAAACAACACACTTACAAGGAATAA
- a CDS encoding response regulator: MSNAIRVMIIDDHPLMRKGIAQLLSLDSKFEIVVEAKSGEEGLEFANQYQLDLILLDFNMQGISGLETLKRLRSQGHLTKIIILTVSDNKQDVIAMINHGANGYFLKDSDASLLLSNINKVLAGELVLSDDLIKYLNDLDEEDNIREKLNNLTKRERQILQEIAKGQSNKEISINLHISEGTVKVHVKSLLKKLQAKSRVEAAIVYLQQPK, translated from the coding sequence ATGTCGAATGCTATACGCGTCATGATCATTGATGATCACCCTTTAATGCGTAAAGGGATAGCGCAATTGCTTAGTTTAGATAGTAAATTTGAAATCGTTGTCGAGGCAAAAAGTGGTGAAGAAGGCCTAGAATTTGCAAACCAATATCAGCTAGATCTCATCTTACTCGATTTTAATATGCAAGGGATATCCGGGCTTGAAACGCTGAAAAGATTACGTAGTCAGGGCCATTTAACTAAAATCATCATTTTAACCGTCTCAGATAATAAGCAAGATGTGATTGCCATGATAAATCATGGTGCTAACGGTTATTTCTTAAAAGATTCAGATGCCAGTTTATTACTCTCCAATATTAATAAAGTATTGGCCGGCGAACTGGTACTCAGTGATGACTTAATTAAATATCTTAATGATCTCGATGAAGAAGATAATATTCGTGAAAAATTAAACAACCTCACTAAACGCGAAAGACAGATTTTACAAGAGATTGCAAAAGGGCAAAGTAATAAAGAGATATCAATAAACTTACACATTTCAGAAGGTACCGTAAAAGTACATGTTAAAAGTTTATTAAAAAAATTACAGGCAAAATCACGTGTTGAAGCAGCGATTGTTTATTTACAACAACCTAAATAA
- a CDS encoding TSUP family transporter translates to MTELLLDPSNLFLLASVGLLAGFIDAIVGGGGLLTVPTLLSLGLSPHLTLGTNKLAASFGSATAAFTYFKKNLFDPVFWKHSFYSSLIGALAGTLVINAIEAPWLDKFLPVLIFCVALYTLFNRLHDIDNQTLPAITPDFKFKQKCQAFILGFYDGVSGPGTGAFWVISSMRLYQLNILLASGLAKAMNFTSNITALCVFIYFGQVNWIIGLTMGGCIMIGSYIGAHSAIRFGGKFIRPIFICVVLIMSLKLGYNAWLA, encoded by the coding sequence ATGACTGAATTACTCCTTGATCCTAGTAACCTCTTCTTATTAGCCTCGGTCGGTTTATTGGCAGGTTTTATTGATGCTATCGTTGGCGGTGGCGGGCTCCTTACCGTTCCCACATTACTCAGCTTAGGCTTATCACCCCATTTAACCTTAGGCACCAATAAACTGGCAGCCTCTTTTGGCTCAGCGACAGCCGCCTTTACTTATTTTAAAAAGAACTTATTTGATCCCGTTTTTTGGAAACATAGTTTCTATAGCTCATTAATTGGCGCATTAGCCGGCACGTTAGTTATTAATGCCATAGAGGCGCCTTGGTTAGATAAGTTTTTACCAGTGCTGATTTTTTGTGTGGCGTTATATACCTTATTCAATCGTTTACATGATATCGATAATCAAACGTTACCCGCAATAACACCCGACTTTAAATTTAAGCAAAAATGCCAAGCCTTTATTCTCGGCTTTTATGATGGTGTATCAGGCCCTGGTACCGGGGCTTTTTGGGTGATATCAAGTATGCGCCTTTATCAACTTAACATTTTATTAGCCAGTGGTTTGGCTAAAGCGATGAACTTTACCAGTAACATTACTGCATTATGTGTTTTCATCTACTTTGGGCAGGTCAACTGGATCATTGGTTTAACGATGGGGGGCTGTATCATGATTGGCTCTTATATTGGCGCACATTCCGCCATTCGTTTTGGGGGGAAATTCATACGCCCTATTTTCATCTGCGTCGTGTTGATAATGTCTCTTAAATTAGGATATAACGCATGGCTAGCATAA